The Oncorhynchus masou masou isolate Uvic2021 unplaced genomic scaffold, UVic_Omas_1.1 unplaced_scaffold_1799, whole genome shotgun sequence DNA window ATATATCTGTAGCAGCTATAATAAATAGGTAATATATCTGTAACAGTCTAACAGCTATAATAAATAGGTAATATATCTGTAGCAGCTATAATAAATAGGTAATACATCTGTAACAGTCTAACAGCTATAATAAATAGGTAATATAtctgtaacagtgtaacagctaTAATAAATAGGTAATATATCTGTAGCAGCTATAATAAATAGGTAATATATCTGTAGCAGCTATAATAAATAGGTAATATCTGTAACAGCTATAATAAATAGGTAATATCTGTAACAGCTATAATAAATAGGTAATATATCTGTAACAGCTATAATAAATAGGTAATATATCTGTAGCAGCTATAATACATAGGTAATATATCTGTAACAATGTAACAGCTATAATAAATAGGTAATATATCTGTAACAGCTATAATAAATAGGTAATATATCTGTAACAATGTAACAGCTATAATAAATAGGTAATATATCTGTAGCAGCTATAATAAATAGGTAATATATCTGTAACAATATAACAGCTATAATAAATAGGTAATATATCTGTAGCAGCTATAATAAATAGGTAATATATCTGTAACAGCTATAATAAATAGGTAATATATCTGTAACAATGTAGCAGCTATAATATAGGTAATATGTAACAGCTATAATAAATAGGTAATATATCTGTAACAGTGAAACAGCTATAATAAATAGGTATTATATCTGTAACAGCTATAATAAATAGGTAATATATCTGTAACAGTGAGCAGCTAAAAGGTAGGTTTGCATCCAAAATGGAGCcctgaccctattccctacatagtgcgctaCTGTTGAAAAAGTAACAGCCAGGTCTATGAGAGAAGTTTAAGGCCTCTTACCCAGCTCCCAGTTTACTGAAGTCTCTCTTCGACTGGAAGGTGTAGGCAGTCAGCCCAAGGAACACAGCTGCTGTGAGGAAGAAGGCCTGGAGCACGATGGAATACTCATAGAAGGTCACTATagagacaacaacacaaacacatggCTGATTCAGTGTATAGGAGGGAACAAACAACGAGGACTGCGTCTGAAATCGAACCCTACTCCCTATAAAGGGCACtaattagtgcaccctattccctataaagggcactaattagtgcaccctattccctataaagggcactaattagtgcaccctattccctataaagggcactaattagtgcaccctattccctataaagggcactaattagtgcaccctattccctataaagggcactaattagtgcaccctattccctataaagggcactaattagtgcaccctattccctataaagggcactaattagtgcaccctattccctataaagggcactaattagtgcaccctattccctataaagggcactaattagtgcaccctattccctataaagggcactaattagtgcaccctattccctataaagggcactaattagtgcaccctattccctataaagggcactaattagtgcaccctattccctataaagggcactaattagtgcaccctattccctataaagggcactaattagtgcaccctattccctataaagggcactaattagtgcaccctattccctataaagggcactaattagtgtaccctattccctataaaggtcactaattagtgcaccctattccctataaaggtcactaattagtgcaccctattccctataaagggcactaattagtgcaccctattccctataaagggcactaattagtgcatcctattccctataaagggcactaattagtgcaccctattccctataaagggcactaattagtgcaccctattccctataaagggcactaattagtgtaccctattccctataaaggtcactaattagtgcaccctattccctataaaggtcactaattagtgcaccctattccctataaagggcactaattagtgcaccctattccctataaagggcactaattagtgcatcctattccctataaagggcactaattagtgcaccctattccctataaagggcactaattagtgcaccctattccctataaagtgaaTAGAATGCCATGCCGGATGCAGACAGGGAGTGAAGCCTGTGGTGTTGCTATGGAAACACAGTAGGGGGGGGTCGATATTTCCCGAGGGGAATAATAAACTATGAATAATCATATTACTAATGAGGTCACAGGTGTCTCACAGTAGATTAACTAATTCATTATTTATTGAGACATGAATAGAATTTATGATTTATATAGAAGCGGTGGATATTTTGAACTAAAAGAAAAGAAAACTTCTCAAAAGATGAATCAACATCAAGCAAAGGCAGAACTCACCTGCAGTAGCAACAGAGACCGACTCCAACAGGgtctgaaagagagaaagaaaacaatgtTAGCTTAAACAAACTCATTACATcgtacactacttttaaccagggccactattccctatatagtgcactacttttaactagggccactattccctatatagtgcactacttttaactagggccactattccctatatagtgcactacttttaaccagggccactattccctatatagtgcactacttttaaccagggccactattccctttatagtgcactactttcgaccagaaccctatgggccccggtcaaaagtaatgcactatatagggaatagggtgccatttgggatacaatcTGTGCAAACCAGAACTTACGAATGCGGCAAGCAGGTACAGGTTAATGGGGTGTTGATGTCTGTAGAAGGCCAGGGCAATGATCAACACCAGGGAGCCAATGGCTGACACCAACACAACCGCTGGACTGGAGGGGGTACAGAACCAATGAGAGAGTCAGAACCAAGCCAAGCCAACCAGGCAGCGTGTTGGACAGATTATACTATTGCACATCTGGTTGGACTCCTGTCCCTTGCATTCTCCATTGAAAGTCCCATGAGGAGTTGACAACACGGCAGAaacagactgacacccaggctGGAGAGATTAGTATGATAGGAATCTGATGTCATCGGGTAGCCAAAATACAAGTCTCCTTACAGTATATAAATACATGCACAATGCTGGTGTATAGGGCTATTCTGGGGGTGGAGAATTCCACGCGTTCAACTATCTGAATTTACTAATATCTATCATACCAATATCATTACCGTTACATCCCTAGTGGAGTACGCGTTCAACTATCTGAATTTACTAATATCTATCATACCAATATCATTACCCAGGTGGGTATATCATTTACTAATATCTATCATACCAATATCATTACCCAGGTGGGTATCATTTACTAATATATATCATAACAATATCATTACCTAGGTGGGTATCATTTACTAATATCTATCATACCAATATCATTACCCAGGTGGGTATCATTTACTAATATCTATCATACCAATATCATTACCTAGGTGGGTATCATTTACTAATATCTATCATACCAATATCATTACCCAGGTGGGTGTCATTTACTAATATCTATCATACCAATATCATTACCCAGGTGGGTATCATTTACTAATATATATCATAACAATATCATTACCTAGGTGGGTATCATTTACTAATATATATCATACCAATATCATTACCCAGGTGGGTATCATTTACTAATATCTATCATAACAATATCATTACCCAGGTGGGTATCATTTACTAATATATATCATAACAATATCATTACCTAGGTGGGTATCATTTACTAATATATATCATACCAATATCATTACCCAGGTGGGTGTCATTTACTAATatctatcataccattatcattaCCCAGGTGGGTATCATTTACTAATATATATCATAACAATATCATTACCTAGGTGGGTATCATTTACTAATATAtatcataccattatcattaCCCAGGTGGGTATCATTTACTAATATCTATCATACCAATATCATTACCCAGGTGGGTATATCATTTACTAATATCAGAGGACAAATATTTTTCGGAATAAACGTGGCGAGTGAAAAACGTAATGAAATAGCCCACCCTCTCTAACCGGTATCTTATTCTGCCACTATACAACTGTCTATGCGTTGTTTGTTGGCAGCCTTGTTATTTACAGAGTTTTTTTTGTTGGAACTTTCCACAAATTAAACCCACCCTCATTACCCTTCTAACACAGTGTTTCCCAGATATGCCCATTGAATTACACAGGTCTACTAATAGTTCACAATTTACCTTGAATGGACAAAGTCCTTGATGGTGTCACAGTACATGAAGAGAGCAGAGGTAGCCGTGGTCAGGATGATCTGAAGAGACAGGATGGTGTATACCTTGCGCAGGAAATCTTTTCCGGGGAGAGAGAATACATTGATAAGACAGCTAAGTAGGCTTATTGAAATCATGATTTATTTAGTTACATTCTATAGCAGCTGATGTATTTGATTCTGTCATTTAGTTAGTTGCCACCACGATAAATGTCACATAGTTTATTTCATTTGGCAAGGCATGATCTAGACATATTGAAAAGATTGCTAGTTAGCTTGCTAGTTAGCAACCATCATCAGCTAGGCTAGCTAGGTAAATAGACTACAACGGGTCTTCTCTTACCCATCCGGATTTGCACACTCGCTGTCGCAACATTTGTTCCATAGTTGAAATCATCTTCAATAGAAGACCTAGGGTATTTTTCAGGTGTAGTCATCTTGATCCAGCTTTAATTCAGACTAAAATACTGTCTTGATGATTTCTGTTTTGGGGCCCTTGCACAGCTGTTCCGGTTGACGTGCGTCAGTTCACTCCACTTCCGGCTTGGTTTGTAAACGTCATGTGACATGGCTCGTGATTTCTGTGAAACCTGCAATCGCGCAACACACCACTAACTGTTGATAAAGGGTCATTTTTTCCCCCCAGGGAACTATTAAAGCGGTTGAGTAGACAATGCTCAACTGTATGCTAAAACTAAAAAACAAAAACCCTAATTAAAAGAGGTATGTGTATTGTGGCCTAGCGTGGTCTATGCCGCACGTCTACGGTGTCGGCCTGGGTTCAAATCCGGCGTACTACCTGATATAAGCTATCTTTCCCCACTgtcatcctccctctcttcaaTCAAATCTGAAAATAGCATATAAATACACATATTTTTAAAGAGATACATGCATTGCAATATTGTATTAAGTAATGGTGTGTAACCATTCTAGCAACTTTTCACTCTAATTACTCATATATTTGtggtcccgagtggcgcagcagtcttaATGCACTTCATCTCAATGTAAGAGGCGTCacaacagtccctggttcgattcgaggctgtatcacatcccatagggctgcgcacaattgacccagcgtcgtccgggtttggccggggtaggccaccattgtaaataagaatttgttcttaactgacttgcctagttaaataaaagttaaataaatacaaatacaattagatCAATGGAGACACAAAATATTGAAATGGCCAAACAACTAttctatatttttttattctcAAAATGGATGCAAAGGTGAAATaacatgatcaaatcaaatgtatttatatagcccttcttacatcagctgatatctcaaagtgctgtacagaaacccagcctaaaaccacaaacagcaagcaatgcaggtgtagaagcacggtggctaggaaaaactccctcgaaagaccaaaacctaggaagaaacctagagaggaaccaggctatgaggggtggccagtcctcttctggctgtgccgggtggagattataacagaacatggccaagatgttcaaatgttcataaatgaccagcatggtcaaataataatatctCATGACATACATCGAAATTGCTATTATGGTAACTCACCTGGATTTCAGTTTATTTCCAGACTATAGTCCTCCCCAATAAACTATTTAACCTGTGCGGCTTTCTTTAGCCTAACAACAGAAATCTACCATTTTTGATTGGCTTTTAAAATAGAGAGGAGGCGGTCCTGGAGAGCATGTATACGACTGTCTGCCTTACTTTCAGTTAGGTTATTTtcacacaggcacagacaggcGGATCATTCCATTCTCTATTTTATTTGAGGACGAATAATTCCGAATTACACCAAATATGAAGTCTATTCTGTCAATCGTTGTACTTGGGCTCATTTACAGCGCCGTGGAGGCAAAAGAATGTAAGTATCTTGTTTTATAAAGTCAACGCAACGTTTGGAAATGCATGTCTTTATCGATTTCTTACCATCAGTTTGTTTGTACGCTGTTTATATTGTAGTTTTACGTTTTTTTACTAGGATATTTATTTAAATACCAAACGTATAACTTTTCTGTAGTTTTTTTTGTTGGTTTGTTTATTGAACACTGTTTCTTGTAAACCCTACATTGTCATGTCATGTGGGAGGAAGGACACCACAACCTCGAGCCCTAGCTAAATAATTTGCATGAACCTTTTGCCATTTTTGCTAGATAATCATTTCTACATCCTAATCATTGATTTTTAATCCTCAACTATTTGCTGACATGCTTGTAAATGTTTGTGAGATGTGTGATGTCACCTAATGTAAAGTTCATTTAATGTAAACCTTATGTAACGTTTTTAACCTGATCAAAAATATAACGTTAAGTGATTGTTTCAGTGGATAGGTTATGTTATAGCCTACCTGGTATAGGCCGACAATGACATGACGCCACATTTTGTTATGGCTGGTAATCCCCTCCAGATTTTACTTTCACTTTTAATGAAATGGCTGCTGTCTTTGGCGGCCAGTATTGGCTCGAGCCATAATAAATGTCTGATAACTCACAGACCTTTGTCCCTAAGTGTACTTTACTTTTAAATAACTCTGTTAAAATATATAGCCTATGtaatggatgtgaaacggctagtttAGTAAGCGGTGGGCgataaatagcgtttcaatcggtgacgtcacttgctctgagaccttgaagtagtggttccccctttgctctgcaagggccgcggattttgtggagcgatgggtaacgatgcttcgtggttgactgttgttaatgtgtgcagagggtccctggttcgcgaggggacggtctaaagttatactgttacacctacCTGTGTGAAATGTAAAGGAATATATTTATGTATTCCAATACCTACAAATGGAACAATAAAACTTTTAACTAATGAAAACCTATAAATCTCCCTATGGCATTTCCTTTCTTATTTCTACCAGCTCCCCCAAGGTGCAGGTGTACAGCCGTAACCCTGGCAACTTTGGCAATAAGAACACCCTGATCTGTCACGTGAGTGGCTTCCACCCCCTGACATCAGCATCCAGCTCCTGAAGAACGGCATGGAGATCCCCGACGCCAAGCAGACAGACCTGGCCTTCGAACAGGGATGGCAGTTCCACCTCACCAAGAGTGTTGGATTCACACCAGCCAGCGGAGAGGTGTACGCCTGCAGAGTCCGTCACCTGAAGAATCTGAAGAcctacacctggggtgagttactagtgtagttagaggagtacacctggggtgagttactagtgtagttagtagttagaggagtaaacctggggtgagttactagtgtagttagaggagtacacctggggtgagttactagtatagttagaggagtacacctggggtgagttactagtgtagttagaggagcacacctggggtgagttactagtgtagttagaggagcacacctggggtgagttactagtgtagttagaggagcacacctggggtgagttactagtgtagttagaggagtacacctggggtgagttactagtgtactTAGTAGTTAGacgagtacacctggggtgagttactagtgtagttagaggagcacacctggggtgagttactagtgtagttagaggagcacacctggggtgagttactagtgtagttagaggagtacacctggggtgagttactagtgtagttagaggagtacacctggggtgagttactagtgtagttagtagttagacagtacacctggggtgagttactagtgtagttagaggagcacacctggggtgagttactagtgtagttagaggagtacacctggggtg harbors:
- the LOC135532278 gene encoding protein lifeguard 4-like isoform X1, with the protein product MTTPEKYPRSSIEDDFNYGTNVATASVQIRMDFLRKVYTILSLQIILTTATSALFMYCDTIKDFVHSSPAVVLVSAIGSLVLIIALAFYRHQHPINLYLLAAFTLLESVSVATAVTFYEYSIVLQAFFLTAAVFLGLTAYTFQSKRDFSKLGAGLFSGLWILIIAGFMKLFFQNDTVELLFAGAGALLFCGFIIYDTHLLMHQLSPEEHVLASINLYLDIVNLFLHILRMLDSMKKN
- the LOC135532278 gene encoding protein lifeguard 4-like isoform X2, with product MYCDTIKDFVHSSPAVVLVSAIGSLVLIIALAFYRHQHPINLYLLAAFTLLESVSVATAVTFYEYSIVLQAFFLTAAVFLGLTAYTFQSKRDFSKLGAGLFSGLWILIIAGFMKLFFQNDTVELLFAGAGALLFCGFIIYDTHLLMHQLSPEEHVLASINLYLDIVNLFLHILRMLDSMKKN